In Shouchella patagoniensis, the following are encoded in one genomic region:
- the galE gene encoding UDP-glucose 4-epimerase GalE, which translates to MSILVTGGAGYIGSHTCVELLNANYDVIIVDNFDNSNEDSVARIEKIAGKSVKYYNVNLLDFDSLNHVFMQNKIEAVIHFAGLKAVGESVAKPLYYYETNIGSTLNLCKVMEAHHVYKLVFSSSATVYGMPDSVPLNETAPLRALNPYGRTKIIIEDLLRDVAASNENWCISLLRYFNPIGAHKSGLIGENPSGMPNNLMPFITQVAAGVREELSVFGTDYPTDDGTCVRDYIHVVDLALGHLKSLEKLDSFTGTQAYNLGTGQGYSVLEVISAFEQASGITIPKKMVERRPGDAPVSYADPTKAKNELGWSAKRDLLEMCEDSWRWQLSL; encoded by the coding sequence ATGTCCATCTTAGTTACTGGCGGTGCCGGTTATATTGGTAGCCACACATGTGTTGAACTTCTTAATGCGAATTATGACGTTATTATTGTTGATAACTTCGACAATAGCAACGAAGACTCGGTTGCTCGAATTGAAAAAATTGCCGGCAAATCAGTTAAGTACTACAACGTAAATTTGCTTGATTTTGACTCACTTAATCATGTGTTTATGCAAAATAAGATTGAAGCTGTAATTCATTTTGCTGGGTTAAAAGCAGTTGGCGAGTCCGTGGCCAAGCCCCTTTATTATTATGAAACAAATATTGGTAGCACCCTTAATTTATGTAAAGTAATGGAAGCACATCACGTGTACAAGCTTGTCTTTAGCTCGTCAGCGACTGTTTACGGTATGCCTGATTCAGTTCCTTTAAACGAGACTGCGCCATTACGTGCTTTAAACCCGTATGGTCGCACAAAAATCATTATTGAAGATCTTCTTCGTGATGTAGCTGCTTCCAACGAGAATTGGTGTATTTCTCTCTTACGTTACTTTAACCCGATCGGCGCCCATAAAAGTGGGCTAATTGGCGAAAACCCATCTGGTATGCCTAATAACTTGATGCCTTTTATTACTCAAGTGGCGGCAGGGGTGCGTGAAGAACTCTCTGTATTTGGCACTGATTACCCAACCGATGATGGCACATGCGTCCGTGATTACATCCATGTGGTTGATCTTGCTTTAGGTCACTTAAAGTCGCTTGAGAAGCTTGATTCTTTTACTGGTACACAAGCCTATAACTTAGGTACTGGTCAAGGGTATAGTGTACTTGAGGTTATTTCCGCATTTGAACAAGCATCAGGCATCACGATCCCTAAGAAAATGGTTGAGCGCCGCCCTGGCGACGCACCTGTTTCTTATGCCGATCCAACAAAAGCAAAGAACGAACTTGGCTGGAGTGCCAAACGCGATCTATTGGAAATGTGCGAAGACTCTTGGCGTTGGCAATTATCTCTTTAA
- a CDS encoding LCP family glycopolymer transferase produces the protein MKWYTKTIIVLLSVGLFAIGAYAFSLFQAASNANEEMYEPLESRTKSEGASEQREASASPGEPLSFLIAGVDSHEEDGYGRADALLIVTVNAQDESIQIVSIPRDTRAEIVGHGTFEKINHAYAYGGADMTIQTVEELFHIPIDHYLAIDMDQFIEMVDTLGGITVENDFAFSLSGHDFPEGVIELNGEEALAYVRMRKEDPEGDAGRTKRQRDVLEGVIEEGLQVSQMSSAPDLLRSLGSTLQTDLTVSKMASYAQNYYPAASSISQIELEFSEETIDGAWYALISEEERARVSQNLLNHLGLDETTNLE, from the coding sequence ATGAAATGGTATACAAAAACAATCATCGTGCTTTTATCTGTAGGATTGTTCGCCATTGGCGCCTACGCTTTTTCTTTGTTTCAAGCTGCATCAAATGCGAATGAGGAAATGTACGAACCGCTTGAAAGCAGAACAAAGAGTGAAGGTGCTTCAGAACAGCGCGAGGCTTCAGCTTCACCTGGAGAACCACTGTCCTTTCTAATTGCCGGTGTTGATTCTCATGAAGAGGATGGATACGGGCGCGCAGATGCTTTGCTTATTGTTACCGTTAATGCCCAAGATGAATCAATTCAAATAGTAAGCATCCCTCGTGACACAAGAGCAGAAATCGTTGGCCATGGCACGTTTGAGAAGATTAATCACGCCTATGCCTACGGAGGTGCGGATATGACGATTCAAACGGTTGAGGAGCTGTTTCACATTCCAATCGATCACTATTTGGCAATTGATATGGATCAATTTATTGAAATGGTTGACACGCTTGGTGGCATTACGGTTGAAAACGACTTCGCTTTCTCTTTGTCAGGTCACGATTTCCCAGAAGGAGTTATTGAATTAAATGGCGAAGAAGCACTTGCTTACGTAAGAATGCGTAAAGAGGATCCAGAAGGAGATGCAGGTCGAACAAAGAGACAGCGAGATGTGCTTGAAGGGGTTATCGAAGAAGGTTTACAAGTTAGTCAAATGTCGTCTGCGCCCGATTTGTTACGATCGCTCGGGTCTACTCTTCAAACAGACTTAACCGTATCCAAAATGGCTTCTTATGCCCAAAACTATTACCCCGCAGCATCGTCTATCTCACAAATCGAGTTAGAATTTAGCGAGGAAACCATTGATGGTGCCTGGTATGCACTGATTTCAGAAGAGGAACGTGCTCGAGTAAGTCAAAACCTTTTAAACCATTTAGGACTAGATGAAACAACAAATTTAGAATAA